From one Candidatus Thiopontia autotrophica genomic stretch:
- the rng gene encoding ribonuclease G: MSTEILINVTPRETRSAMVENGVLQEIYIERRDHLSIVGNIYKGKVSRVLPGMQAAFVDVGLERAAFLHASDIRPKEVSEEIECDHEPDQITDLISDGQELMVQVVKDPLGTKGARLTMQISIPSRYLVFLPAVQCVGVSQRIEEEGERERLRAMIQKAVIAGGYGGFIVRTAGEGVPEDDLLHEAKLLYKIWESVQEINRTAKARTLIHSDLPLEQRIIRDQLKDTIEHVRIDSRQAFERCTKFAAQFNPELASRVEYYPGECPIFDLYSVEDEIQKALQRKVPLKSGGYLIIDQTEAMTTIDVNTGSFVGHHNLEETIFKTNLEATQTIARQLRLRNLGGIIILDLIDMEDEQHRQQVMRSLQKYLDLDHAKTHISQVSSLGLVEMTRKRTRESLEHVLCEDCPTCGGRGHIKTAETVCYEIFREIIRESRQYDDSKEFLVLAAQEITDLLFDEESASLAELEEFIGKPVRLQVETYYTPEQFDVVPV, encoded by the coding sequence GTGAGTACAGAAATCCTTATTAATGTAACGCCACGAGAGACTCGTTCTGCAATGGTTGAGAATGGGGTTCTGCAGGAGATCTATATTGAGCGCAGAGACCACCTGAGTATCGTTGGCAACATATACAAGGGCAAGGTGAGCCGGGTATTGCCGGGCATGCAGGCTGCTTTTGTGGATGTTGGGCTGGAACGGGCAGCTTTTTTACATGCATCTGATATCCGCCCCAAAGAGGTGAGCGAGGAGATTGAGTGTGATCATGAGCCTGATCAGATTACTGATCTGATATCAGATGGTCAGGAGCTTATGGTGCAGGTGGTCAAGGATCCATTGGGTACCAAGGGTGCTCGCCTAACCATGCAGATATCTATTCCATCCCGTTATCTTGTATTTCTACCGGCAGTTCAGTGTGTGGGAGTATCACAGAGAATTGAGGAGGAGGGGGAGAGAGAGCGTCTACGGGCGATGATTCAAAAAGCGGTGATTGCTGGTGGTTATGGAGGTTTTATTGTTCGTACGGCAGGGGAGGGTGTTCCCGAGGATGATCTGCTACATGAGGCCAAGTTGCTGTACAAGATATGGGAGTCTGTCCAGGAGATAAACAGAACCGCCAAGGCGCGTACGCTCATCCATAGCGACCTGCCACTGGAGCAGAGAATCATTCGTGACCAGTTAAAGGATACGATAGAGCATGTCAGAATTGATTCTAGACAGGCTTTTGAGAGATGCACGAAATTTGCGGCACAGTTTAATCCGGAGTTGGCATCCCGGGTTGAGTACTACCCCGGAGAGTGTCCAATTTTTGATCTCTATTCTGTCGAGGACGAGATCCAGAAGGCGCTGCAGCGTAAAGTGCCACTAAAGTCCGGGGGGTACCTGATCATTGATCAGACCGAGGCGATGACCACAATTGATGTCAACACTGGCTCATTTGTAGGGCACCATAATCTGGAAGAGACAATTTTCAAAACCAACCTTGAGGCAACGCAGACCATTGCGCGTCAGCTGAGGTTGAGAAACCTTGGGGGGATTATTATTCTTGATCTGATTGATATGGAGGATGAGCAGCATCGGCAGCAAGTTATGCGCTCACTTCAGAAGTATCTTGATCTGGACCATGCAAAAACTCACATCAGCCAGGTCTCTTCACTGGGACTGGTTGAGATGACCCGCAAGCGAACACGTGAGAGTCTGGAGCATGTGCTCTGTGAAGATTGTCCAACCTGTGGAGGCAGGGGGCACATCAAGACAGCAGAGACGGTCTGTTATGAGATCTTCCGTGAGATTATCAGGGAGTCTCGTCAATATGATGACTCCAAAGAATTTCTGGTGCTTGCAGCACAGGAGATTACAGATCTGTTGTTTGATGAGGAGTCGGCAAGTCTGGCAGAGCTTGAGGAGTTTATCGGCAAGCCGGTTCGTCTTCAGGTGGAGACCTACTATACACCGGAACAATTTGATGTGGTTCCAGTCTGA
- the nadD gene encoding nicotinate-nucleotide adenylyltransferase: MKPIGIFGGTFDPVHFGHLRPALEVCEGLDMDQVRFVPSRFPVHRGQPIAPLNDRIRWLQIAINEFPQFEVDLREVERDEPSWMVVTLESMAREFPDRPLCLIMGMDAFSKIGGWHRWKELFQYAHIVVTHRPGFEYPEGEEFDALLNEREAGQIEELHCLAADGGGKVIFFPVTPLEISSTGIREIVRDGGDSGLMVPEAIRDEINSCYRKN, encoded by the coding sequence ATGAAGCCAATAGGTATTTTCGGTGGAACCTTCGACCCCGTCCATTTTGGACATCTTCGTCCTGCACTGGAGGTGTGTGAGGGGCTGGATATGGATCAGGTACGTTTTGTTCCCAGCAGATTTCCGGTACATCGTGGTCAACCAATAGCTCCGCTGAATGATCGTATTAGATGGCTACAGATAGCCATTAATGAGTTCCCACAATTTGAGGTTGATCTGCGTGAGGTAGAGAGGGATGAGCCATCATGGATGGTGGTCACCCTTGAATCAATGGCCAGAGAGTTTCCGGATAGACCACTATGCCTGATTATGGGAATGGATGCATTTTCAAAAATTGGTGGTTGGCACCGTTGGAAAGAGCTATTTCAATACGCACACATTGTGGTAACCCACAGGCCTGGATTTGAATATCCTGAAGGTGAAGAGTTTGATGCACTATTAAACGAGCGTGAGGCTGGGCAGATAGAAGAGCTGCACTGTCTGGCGGCAGATGGTGGAGGGAAAGTTATCTTTTTTCCTGTAACTCCTCTGGAGATATCATCAACCGGGATTAGAGAGATTGTAAGGGATGGAGGTGATTCTGGTTTGATGGTGCCTGAAGCAATAAGAGATGAAATAAACAGCTGTTATAGAAAAAATTGA
- a CDS encoding glutamate-5-semialdehyde dehydrogenase, with the protein MDIQKYMQEVGERARSASRAMARAETTSKNMALEATADLLEHSMEQLLGENRKDMDAGRERGLDEALLDRLELNEERVHGMAEGLRQIATLPDPVGEITDLNYRPSGIQVGKMRVPLGVIGIIYESRPNVTADAAALCLKSGNAAILRGGSEAFHSNQAIAALIHQGLSEAGLPADAVQVVETADREAVGELITMSSYVDVIIPRGGKGLIERISEDARIPVIKHLHGICHVYIDGDADQSKAIDIAFNAKTHRYGVCNAMETLLVAKDVASQCLPPLAKRYQDKGVELRGCEATQKILPGIVAATDEDWDEEYLAPVLSIRVVSGLNGAMDHIHQHSSGHTESIVTESYSRARRFMAEVDSSSVMVNASTRFADGFEYGLGAEIGISTDKIHVRGPVGLEGLTSQKFIVLGDGHIRK; encoded by the coding sequence ATGGATATTCAAAAGTATATGCAGGAGGTGGGGGAGCGTGCGCGCAGTGCCTCACGCGCCATGGCCAGAGCTGAAACAACATCAAAAAATATGGCGTTGGAGGCAACGGCTGATCTTCTGGAGCACTCTATGGAGCAGCTGCTGGGGGAAAACCGGAAGGATATGGATGCTGGTCGGGAAAGAGGGCTGGATGAGGCTCTACTGGACAGGCTTGAACTGAATGAAGAGCGTGTACATGGTATGGCAGAGGGGTTGCGCCAGATTGCGACACTGCCAGACCCTGTTGGTGAGATTACAGACCTTAACTATCGTCCTTCCGGAATTCAGGTTGGCAAAATGCGTGTACCACTTGGGGTGATCGGGATCATTTATGAGTCCCGTCCCAATGTAACTGCAGATGCAGCAGCCCTCTGCCTGAAGTCAGGTAATGCAGCTATTTTGCGGGGTGGATCTGAGGCGTTTCACTCCAATCAGGCAATTGCTGCTCTTATTCATCAAGGGCTATCTGAGGCAGGTCTGCCAGCAGATGCGGTACAGGTTGTTGAGACAGCAGATCGCGAGGCGGTTGGTGAGCTGATCACCATGAGCAGCTATGTTGATGTCATCATTCCTAGAGGAGGCAAGGGGTTAATAGAGAGAATCAGTGAGGATGCAAGAATTCCAGTGATTAAACATCTTCATGGGATCTGTCATGTTTACATTGATGGTGATGCAGATCAGTCGAAAGCGATTGATATTGCATTCAATGCCAAAACCCACCGTTATGGTGTATGCAACGCAATGGAGACACTGCTGGTAGCGAAGGATGTTGCTTCTCAGTGTCTGCCGCCATTGGCGAAACGTTATCAGGATAAGGGGGTTGAGTTACGTGGTTGTGAGGCTACCCAAAAGATTTTGCCTGGCATTGTTGCAGCAACTGATGAGGATTGGGATGAAGAGTACCTGGCTCCGGTTCTCTCCATTCGTGTAGTTTCTGGGTTGAACGGAGCGATGGATCATATTCATCAGCACAGCTCTGGCCATACTGAGTCTATAGTGACTGAGAGTTACAGTCGTGCGCGGCGCTTTATGGCAGAGGTGGATTCAAGCTCGGTCATGGTCAATGCGTCAACCCGTTTTGCAGATGGCTTTGAGTATGGTCTGGGTGCAGAGATTGGCATCAGTACGGACAAGATTCATGTGCGTGGTCCAGTTGGACTTGAGGGCCTTACCTCGCAGAAATTTATTGTGCTGGGGGATGGACATATTCGTAAATAA
- the lnt gene encoding apolipoprotein N-acyltransferase, translated as MSRTKSRGGALIAGAVLPLAFAPFGLYWIAPLSLALIFYIWGECRNLRSIVIAGFLFGIGFFGVGASWIQVSIQQFGGVNLPLSILITVLFVTAMALFTVVAGWLFFILGRRALLLPILWVLFEWIRSTILGGFPWLLLGHTAPGTFYYGLAPLVGTLGVSLFISIVAVVLMMAIKYSKGRLANIAILSVLLSLGWGAGQLQWGEPSGKQISVALVQGNIKQSEKWLSENRDKTLELYRLATEQAEEARLVVWPETAIPAFRHQIEKNFLDPLRQQLKNEGSSLLAGIPVRSRDGGGYLNGMIMLGEEQGEYYKRHLVPFGEYLPMRGLLGPVLDFIKIPLSDFTSGGAEQPPLNVDGHQLSTTICYEVAYPDLTFSNLPEADLLVTISNDGWFGDSLAPYQHLQIARMRALESARPMLRTTNTGITAVIDHNGMVTRQLPRSEQGVLKAVIQPMRGNTPYISWMH; from the coding sequence GTGAGCAGGACCAAATCAAGAGGCGGAGCACTAATTGCGGGAGCGGTATTGCCTCTTGCGTTCGCACCATTTGGGCTCTACTGGATTGCGCCCCTCTCACTGGCTCTTATATTTTATATCTGGGGTGAATGTCGGAATCTGCGCTCTATAGTTATTGCCGGGTTCCTGTTTGGTATCGGCTTCTTTGGGGTGGGGGCAAGCTGGATACAGGTAAGTATTCAGCAGTTTGGCGGAGTTAATCTTCCTCTCTCCATTTTGATCACCGTACTGTTTGTCACAGCAATGGCACTTTTTACTGTTGTAGCTGGATGGTTGTTTTTCATTCTCGGCAGACGAGCTCTGCTTCTTCCAATTTTGTGGGTGCTGTTTGAGTGGATTCGTAGCACCATACTTGGTGGTTTCCCATGGTTACTGTTGGGGCATACAGCACCGGGAACCTTCTATTATGGGTTGGCACCACTGGTGGGAACATTGGGGGTATCACTCTTTATATCGATCGTTGCGGTTGTCTTGATGATGGCCATTAAGTATTCAAAAGGGCGGTTAGCAAATATAGCAATTCTCTCTGTTCTTTTATCTTTGGGCTGGGGAGCCGGTCAGCTTCAATGGGGAGAACCTTCAGGCAAGCAGATATCTGTGGCTCTGGTACAGGGTAATATCAAGCAGAGTGAGAAATGGTTGTCAGAAAACAGAGATAAGACACTGGAGCTCTATCGTCTTGCAACTGAACAGGCAGAGGAGGCGCGGCTTGTGGTGTGGCCAGAGACAGCTATACCCGCATTTCGTCATCAGATTGAGAAAAACTTTCTTGATCCACTTCGACAACAGCTGAAAAATGAGGGGAGTTCACTGTTAGCCGGGATACCGGTACGCAGTAGAGATGGTGGCGGATATCTGAACGGCATGATCATGCTTGGAGAGGAGCAGGGTGAATATTACAAACGCCATCTGGTTCCATTCGGAGAATATCTTCCCATGCGAGGTCTGCTTGGCCCTGTTCTTGATTTTATCAAGATCCCTCTGTCTGATTTCACTAGTGGTGGCGCAGAACAGCCCCCCCTTAATGTTGACGGGCATCAGCTATCAACCACAATCTGTTACGAGGTTGCTTACCCTGATCTGACATTCTCCAACCTTCCGGAGGCTGACCTGTTGGTGACAATAAGTAACGATGGCTGGTTTGGTGATTCGCTAGCCCCTTATCAGCATCTGCAGATTGCACGCATGCGTGCCCTGGAATCTGCACGGCCCATGTTAAGGACAACCAATACTGGAATTACCGCAGTAATTGATCATAACGGTATGGTGACCAGGCAGCTACCAAGGTCAGAACAAGGAGTTCTTAAGGCAGTAATTCAGCCCATGCGAGGCAACACTCCTTATATCTCATGGATGCATTAA
- the rsfS gene encoding ribosome silencing factor, whose translation MLIDDLEQLAINALEELKGNDISVMDISEMTDVTNRLIIASGTSNRHVRSLAENVVVEAKRAGVLPLGREGEGSGEWVLIDLGDIVVHVMLPETRDYYNLEKFWTDFKREEG comes from the coding sequence ATGTTAATTGATGATCTGGAGCAGCTTGCAATTAATGCACTGGAAGAGCTAAAAGGAAACGATATATCAGTTATGGATATATCCGAGATGACAGATGTAACCAATCGGCTGATTATTGCCAGTGGAACCTCCAATAGACACGTCCGTTCTCTGGCGGAGAATGTGGTGGTAGAGGCAAAGAGAGCAGGGGTTCTTCCTCTTGGTAGAGAGGGAGAGGGTTCAGGCGAGTGGGTATTGATTGATCTGGGCGATATTGTGGTGCATGTAATGCTCCCTGAAACCAGAGACTATTATAATCTGGAGAAATTCTGGACAGACTTCAAGCGGGAGGAGGGGTGA
- the holA gene encoding DNA polymerase III subunit delta, with the protein MKVKPESLANHLKGKTAPIYLLSGDEPLLLQEAADQVRSALKREGYEERIVLVATREFNWSELAREGNELSLFAERKVVDLRLPTGKPGRDGGKALVEWCENPPEDKVLLIVSSKLDKASQKTKWFKTVESAGVTVQIWPVEAEQMAQWVADRMESMGLRTTPGVAAIVAERAEGNLLAAVQELEKLVLFVEPDTAVDEETANRVVSESSSFNAFKLADAVLEGNRARALRILHGLKGEGVAIQVVHWSVARDFRDLAAMGIERNPSAYKPLEYNPMWWKKQPLLMAALNRIGVPKITPLVRQLGLIDRAGKGMMDGDPWSGMEDFVVRATVA; encoded by the coding sequence ATGAAGGTCAAACCGGAATCACTTGCAAACCACCTGAAGGGAAAAACTGCTCCAATTTATCTGTTGAGTGGTGATGAGCCGCTGCTGTTACAGGAGGCAGCAGACCAGGTGCGCTCAGCACTTAAGAGGGAGGGTTATGAGGAGCGTATAGTTCTTGTAGCAACCAGGGAATTCAATTGGAGCGAGTTGGCCAGAGAGGGAAATGAGCTGTCGCTCTTTGCAGAGAGAAAGGTTGTTGATCTGCGCCTCCCAACCGGAAAACCTGGCAGGGATGGCGGCAAAGCTCTGGTTGAGTGGTGTGAGAATCCCCCTGAAGACAAGGTGCTGCTTATCGTATCCAGCAAGCTTGATAAGGCATCACAAAAAACCAAATGGTTCAAAACAGTTGAAAGTGCCGGTGTCACTGTGCAGATATGGCCGGTTGAGGCAGAACAGATGGCACAGTGGGTTGCAGACAGAATGGAGAGCATGGGGTTAAGGACAACTCCGGGCGTGGCGGCGATTGTGGCAGAACGGGCAGAGGGCAATCTGTTGGCGGCAGTTCAGGAGCTTGAGAAGCTGGTGCTGTTTGTGGAACCAGATACAGCAGTTGATGAAGAGACCGCGAATAGAGTGGTGTCAGAAAGCTCAAGTTTTAATGCCTTTAAACTTGCAGATGCTGTGCTGGAGGGTAATAGAGCAAGAGCGCTGCGTATTCTGCATGGATTAAAAGGTGAAGGGGTCGCGATTCAGGTGGTGCACTGGTCTGTGGCACGAGACTTTCGTGACCTCGCCGCAATGGGAATAGAGCGTAATCCATCAGCCTACAAGCCGTTGGAGTACAATCCCATGTGGTGGAAAAAGCAGCCTCTTTTGATGGCTGCACTGAACCGTATAGGTGTCCCTAAAATCACTCCTCTTGTTCGTCAGCTTGGCCTTATTGACAGAGCTGGCAAAGGGATGATGGACGGTGACCCCTGGAGTGGTATGGAGGATTTTGTGGTTCGTGCCACTGTAGCTTAG
- a CDS encoding leucine--tRNA ligase: MEEQYHPQEIELEAQQFWEKTQTFRADENPVKEKFYCLSMFPYPSGKLHMGHVRNYTIGDVISRYQRMQGKSVLQPMGWDAFGLPAENAAIKNKVAPAEWTYQNMDEMRGQLQRLGYGYDWSREIATCRPEYYRWEQWMFTRLMEKGLVYKKNAVVNWDPVDQTVLANEQVIDGRGWRSGAVVERREIPQWFMKITDYGDELLDGLDNLEGWPEAVRTMQANWIGRSEGLELQFGSAGEPLTVFTTRPDTLMGVTYVAVAAEHQLAVQAAENSPQLQQFLDECSKMETSEAAMETMEKKGMALGVTVSHPVTGDSIPVWVANFVLMSYGTGAVMAVPAHDQRDWEFATKYGIEIKPVIRPADEDGSDVSESAYTDKGELYNSDQFDGLDFTGALNAIADYVEAAGKGQRKVNYRLRDWGVSRQRYWGCPIPVVNCKTCGAVAVPEEQLPVVLPEDVRFDGIGSPIKKMPEFYETTCPKCGGAAERETDTFDTFMESSWYYARYSCRDQNEKMLDSRVDYWVPVDQYVGGVEHAILHLLYSRFYHKLLRDEGLLHSDEPFKNLLTQGMVLKDGAKMSKSRGNTVDPQGLIDRYGADTVRLFIMFAAPPEQSLEWSDSGVEGAYRFLKRVWKLVYAHVKAGVCSGVETLQGNQNLTKEQKDMRHAVHHTIQKVGDDIGRRMIFNTAIAAVMELTNQIGRYNDKSEQGRLVMQEALESVALLLSPMVPHISHKLWSALGHDGAAVNVAWPEYDQRAMVKDSIQMVVQVNGKLRAKLEVAVDTSKDEIERMAVEDENVVRFTEGKEVIKIIVVPGKLVNLVVK, encoded by the coding sequence ATGGAAGAGCAGTATCACCCGCAGGAGATTGAGCTGGAGGCACAGCAGTTCTGGGAGAAAACTCAGACCTTTAGGGCGGATGAGAATCCTGTAAAGGAGAAGTTTTACTGTCTTTCAATGTTCCCCTATCCTAGTGGCAAGCTCCATATGGGGCATGTACGTAACTACACTATTGGTGATGTGATCTCCCGATATCAGCGGATGCAGGGCAAGAGCGTGTTGCAGCCAATGGGTTGGGATGCTTTCGGCCTTCCTGCCGAGAATGCAGCAATTAAGAACAAGGTCGCTCCTGCCGAGTGGACCTATCAGAATATGGATGAGATGCGCGGACAGTTGCAGCGTCTCGGTTATGGTTATGACTGGTCCAGGGAGATCGCCACCTGCCGTCCGGAGTACTATCGTTGGGAGCAGTGGATGTTTACCCGCCTTATGGAAAAAGGGTTGGTGTACAAGAAGAATGCAGTAGTGAATTGGGATCCGGTTGATCAGACTGTGCTGGCAAATGAGCAGGTAATTGATGGTAGAGGATGGCGCTCCGGGGCAGTGGTGGAGCGCAGAGAGATTCCGCAGTGGTTCATGAAGATAACGGATTACGGTGATGAGTTGCTGGATGGCCTGGACAATCTTGAGGGGTGGCCAGAGGCAGTGAGAACAATGCAGGCTAACTGGATTGGTCGTTCCGAGGGGCTAGAGCTCCAGTTTGGGTCGGCAGGTGAGCCACTTACTGTATTCACCACTCGCCCTGACACCTTGATGGGGGTCACCTATGTGGCTGTCGCAGCTGAGCACCAACTAGCTGTTCAGGCAGCAGAGAACAGCCCGCAACTACAACAGTTTCTGGATGAGTGCAGCAAGATGGAGACATCCGAGGCTGCAATGGAGACTATGGAGAAAAAGGGTATGGCTCTTGGGGTGACTGTATCCCATCCTGTTACAGGTGATTCTATTCCGGTCTGGGTCGCCAACTTTGTACTGATGAGTTATGGCACAGGTGCTGTTATGGCTGTTCCTGCACATGACCAGAGGGATTGGGAGTTTGCCACTAAATACGGTATTGAGATCAAGCCGGTTATTAGACCGGCTGATGAGGATGGGTCTGATGTGTCAGAGTCGGCATATACAGACAAGGGAGAACTCTATAACTCAGATCAGTTTGATGGCCTTGATTTTACTGGGGCACTGAATGCTATTGCCGATTATGTTGAGGCTGCAGGGAAGGGGCAGAGAAAGGTAAATTATCGTCTGCGCGACTGGGGGGTTTCTCGTCAGCGTTACTGGGGATGTCCGATTCCTGTCGTGAACTGTAAAACCTGTGGGGCGGTGGCTGTACCCGAAGAGCAGTTGCCAGTGGTGTTGCCTGAGGACGTGAGGTTTGATGGTATCGGCTCGCCTATCAAAAAGATGCCGGAGTTTTATGAGACCACCTGTCCCAAGTGTGGTGGTGCGGCAGAGCGAGAGACCGATACCTTTGACACCTTTATGGAGTCATCCTGGTACTACGCCCGTTACAGTTGTCGCGACCAGAATGAGAAGATGCTCGATTCCAGAGTGGATTACTGGGTACCGGTAGATCAATATGTTGGGGGTGTAGAGCATGCTATCCTCCATCTGCTCTATTCTCGCTTCTACCATAAGCTGTTGCGTGATGAGGGCCTGCTACACTCTGATGAACCCTTCAAGAACCTCCTGACTCAGGGGATGGTTTTGAAGGATGGGGCAAAGATGTCCAAATCCAGGGGCAACACGGTTGATCCGCAAGGCCTGATTGACCGTTATGGTGCAGATACCGTGCGCCTCTTTATCATGTTTGCAGCACCACCAGAGCAGTCGCTTGAGTGGTCTGACTCGGGTGTTGAAGGTGCTTACCGTTTTCTGAAAAGAGTGTGGAAGCTTGTCTATGCGCACGTCAAGGCTGGTGTCTGCAGTGGAGTTGAGACGTTGCAGGGCAATCAGAATTTGACCAAAGAGCAAAAAGATATGCGTCATGCAGTTCACCATACGATTCAGAAGGTGGGGGATGATATTGGTAGGCGTATGATATTCAATACAGCTATAGCGGCAGTTATGGAGTTGACTAATCAGATTGGCAGATACAACGATAAATCTGAACAGGGCAGACTGGTGATGCAGGAGGCGCTTGAGTCCGTGGCCCTGTTGCTCTCCCCAATGGTTCCTCATATCTCCCACAAGCTGTGGAGTGCTCTGGGGCACGATGGTGCAGCGGTAAATGTTGCCTGGCCAGAATATGATCAGCGCGCCATGGTAAAGGATAGTATTCAGATGGTGGTTCAGGTTAACGGAAAGCTGAGGGCGAAGCTGGAAGTTGCGGTTGATACCAGCAAGGATGAGATAGAGAGGATGGCGGTCGAGGACGAGAATGTAGTCCGTTTTACCGAAGGAAAAGAGGTAATTAAGATTATAGTGGTGCCGGGGAAGTTGGTTAATCTTGTGGTAAAGTGA
- the rlmH gene encoding 23S rRNA (pseudouridine(1915)-N(3))-methyltransferase RlmH has product MKITLIAVGRKMPGWVEEGFSEYARRMPRECSLSLVEVEAEKRGRSSSPARWMESEGKRIISALPKGDMVVALDVKGVSWSTEKLSSSLGKWMQSGVGVSLLVGGPDGLSQDCLQRAQQQWSLSKLTLPHPLVRVVVAEQLYRAWTILNNHPYHRS; this is encoded by the coding sequence GTGAAAATCACCCTGATTGCTGTTGGGCGCAAGATGCCAGGATGGGTTGAGGAGGGGTTTTCAGAGTATGCTCGCCGCATGCCAAGAGAGTGCAGTTTAAGTTTGGTGGAAGTTGAGGCAGAAAAGCGAGGGCGTAGTAGCTCTCCAGCAAGGTGGATGGAGAGCGAGGGCAAGAGAATTATCTCGGCACTTCCCAAGGGAGATATGGTTGTTGCACTGGATGTAAAGGGGGTCTCATGGTCAACAGAGAAGCTCTCATCAAGTTTGGGCAAGTGGATGCAGAGTGGTGTTGGGGTATCTCTTCTGGTTGGTGGCCCAGATGGCCTTTCACAAGATTGTCTGCAGCGGGCACAGCAGCAATGGTCACTCTCCAAACTTACACTTCCTCATCCGTTAGTCAGGGTTGTGGTTGCGGAGCAGCTGTACAGAGCGTGGACAATTTTGAATAATCACCCTTATCATCGTTCATAA
- a CDS encoding zinc ribbon-containing protein, with protein MPSNKESRLIQLYHTMRDHLQDAINENREHLPSLKQLIDDAKEKISDLDELTREEVEQIGEYLERDLEAAGSYLAETGEDLGRWFHMEETLIEDRLKDLFAQIADPTQIALTRLDAAARHAQNYHSGEVVGMGKLECVQCGKTIKIDKTSVIPECPQCKGTVFKIRNPSN; from the coding sequence ATGCCCTCAAACAAAGAATCTCGACTTATCCAGCTCTACCACACCATGCGAGACCATCTTCAGGATGCAATCAACGAAAACAGGGAACATCTGCCATCGCTAAAACAGTTAATTGATGATGCAAAAGAGAAGATATCTGATCTTGACGAACTAACCAGGGAAGAGGTTGAACAGATAGGAGAGTACCTGGAGAGAGATCTGGAGGCGGCAGGAAGTTATCTGGCGGAGACTGGTGAAGACCTGGGGCGCTGGTTCCATATGGAAGAGACATTGATAGAGGATAGACTCAAAGATCTATTTGCCCAAATTGCAGACCCCACCCAGATTGCACTAACCCGTCTGGATGCAGCAGCACGTCATGCTCAAAACTACCATAGCGGTGAGGTCGTAGGGATGGGCAAACTGGAGTGTGTGCAGTGCGGGAAAACCATCAAGATTGATAAGACATCAGTTATTCCAGAATGTCCCCAGTGCAAGGGAACGGTATTCAAAATACGCAATCCATCAAACTGA